TATTATAATATTATGGGTATTCAACAAGAAAATGCTGAAAATCAAGTAAACGATGTAATTATATATGCTCGTGTTTCTAACCAAAATCAAAAAGATGATTTGAAAAATCAAGTAGAATTTTTAAAAACATATGCTAATGCTAAAGGCTATATTGTTTCAAACATTATAACAGATATTGGAAGTGGGTTAAATTACAATAGAAAAGGATTTAATTCCATTTTATATTCTGAAAAAAAACAAACGATATTAATTTCTTATGAAGATAGATTTGTTAGATTTGGATATAGCTGGTTTGATAATTTCCTTAAATCAAAAGGAAGTGAAATTATTGTAGTAAATAATCAAACTTTATCACCACAGCAAGAACTTGTAGAAGATTTGATTTCGATTATTCATATTTTTTCTTGTAGAATATACGGACTTAGAAAATATAAAAAAAAGATAAAAAACGATGAAGAATTATAAAGGAATAAAAATTGAAATTAAACCTACAGCTGAACAGATTGAAAAAATTAACAGAACTATTGGGACAGGAAGATTTTTATATAATTTTTACATAGCATATAACAAAGAAATTTACGAAAAAGAAAAAAAATTTGTTACAGGATTTGAATTTTCAAAATATATAAATAATGTTTTTATAAAAGAAAATCCTAATAAATCTTGGATAAAAGATGTTTCATCAAAATCTAATAAACAAGCTATAATGAATAGTGAAAAAGCATTTAAAAGATTTTTTAACAAAATATCAAATTTTCCAAAATTTAAAAAGAAAAGTCATAATAATCAAAAATGTTATTTTTTTAAAAATAATAAAACTGATTTTGAATTTTATAGACATAAAATAAAAATTCCCACTTTAAAATTTGTAAGATTAAAAGAATATGGATATATTCCTAAAAATGCAAGTATAAAAAGTGCTACAATTTCAAAAGAAGGTGATCGGTACTTTTTGTCGCTTATTTTAGAAATGAAAAAAGAAATTAAAAATTCAATTTCAAAAAAATTGGAAACTAAAGAAGGAATAGGAATTGATTTAGGAATAAAAGATTTTGCAATTTGTTCTGATGGACAAGTTTTTAAGAATATTAATAAAACTTTTAAAGTTAGAAAAATTGAAAAAAAACTAAAAAGAGAGCAAAGAAAAAAATCAAGGAAATATTTGTCTTGCAAAAAAATGGAAAAAATCTTTATGAATGTAAAAATTTTCAAAAACAAAAATTAGTAATAGCTAAATTGTTTTTTAAATTAAATTGTATTAGAAATGATTATATTAATAAAGTTGTTAATATGTTAACAAAAACCAAGTTAAAATGTATAACAATAGAAGATTTGAAAGTTTCTAATATGATGAAAAATAGGCATTTGTCAAAGGCAATTTCACAACAAAAATTTTATGAATTTAGAACAAAACTTTTGAATAAATGCAAAGAAAACAATATTGAATTAAGAATTGTAAGCACATTTTATCCAAGTTCTAAATTATGTAGTAATTGTGGACATAAGAAGCAAGATTTGAAATTAAAAGATAGAATTTATAAATGTAGCTGTTGTGGAATTGAAATGGATAGAGATTTTAACGCTAGTCTTAATCTAAAAAATGCTGAAAATTATAAGATTTTAGCATAATAAATAATATATTCTAAATAAAAAAAGAAGGAGAATGCTACAATTTAGTGAAACAGAATATATTATATGTACCGATGGCTAGTCGGGAATTTACGGCTGTGGAGAGCAAAAACAAATACGAGTAGATATTTTTTATCAAAAGTATGTTCGTTGAAGCAGCAACATTCTAGTGTATTGAATATATTTTAATACATTTTTAGTAGCAGAGTTTTAAGATGAATGAAAAAGATAAAGTTTATGGAGTGAAAAGTCCAATTCAGCCAGATGAAAATTCGACTTTTGTAAAAGCGTCTGATGTGGAAATTTCACAAAATAATAATTTTGATTTTAGAATATATAATGAGTTGGATGATTTTGCGGCGGAAGTTTTGGAAGGCGAAAAATTATTGGATTATATAAATAATAGAAGAGAGTATTTTTTTGAGCCAAAGGAAGCGATTTTTAATGCTTTTGGAGAAGAAGAACCAGGTGAAGCGATTGAGACATTTTCAGATTTTTACTATCAATATTTAGCTAAAAAGGCGGATAGCTTTTTGTATAAATTTATGTCAAAAGGTTATACAGAAGGGTTGAAAAAATTAGTTGAGAAAAAGGGGATTGATCCAAATAAACTTGATGTAAACTGGGAGAGCATAAAATCTAAAGAAGAAAAATATGAAGAATCATTGATTGATATTTTGTATGCAATTTTAAATTATGAATTAAAAGCATACGGAATGGAAATTTTTGGAATAAATATGGGTTATGAATCAACTTTGTACTTTATAATTCCAGAAAAATCTTTCCTTAGATTAAATAAAGAAGCACAGTTATTTACAATTTTTGATATAAGTTTTCTTGAAACAATTTACAATGAAATTTATGAAGTAACTGGCGACCTTGGTATTGAAAATGTGGAAATTGGAGATTTTATAGAAAAAAAAGATGACAATGAATATCATACTTTGTTTGCAGATAGTTCTAAAAACTGCATAATAAAAGATATTGACGAAGATGATGAAACAATGGTAAAAATTATACTTTAATTGGGGGATAAAAATATTATGATAAATTTTGAAACAAAAGATATGAATTTACTTTACAGTATTTTAAATCTTAAACTTAGAGATGAATTTAAAGATTTAGATGATTTAGTAAATTATTATGGAAAAAATAAAACTGAAATTTTGGATAAAATGGAAAAAGCAGGGTATTTTTATTAAATAGTACAAGAACACTTGCGACTTTAGTCGTGAGATGAATTGTACGAAAATTTTAGTAAGCATATAGGGAAACTTGTATGTAGACACGGAGCAAAACCGTGCAACAAAGAAACTGAACTGCTGGGAACTCTTAAAGCTAGTATAACCACAACATAATACCTAGGTAATAATATATGGTATAAGTGTGATGGTGGCGAAAGCAGAAAAAATATACTAGATGGTGCAAGGTTAAATCCTAAACATTATGATAATAGACAATCAGCAGCTAATCCTGAAAAGGAAAGTTCAACGACTATCCCTCGTGAGGGGAGTACAATACAAGCGATAGGTATTGGAAGTGGTTTCGCCTAAGTCCTTGAAATAGGATATGGATAAGATATAGTCTGTGCTTGTTAGAGATAACAAGAAGTTCATAAGAGAACTGCATAAATGGTAGCGTATTTATGTGAACGACGCTTCCCACTGTTGTGGGGTTTTAAAAACTTTAAAAATATTTAAAAATAAATAAAAATATTACTTTTTTTGACAGATAAAATGTAGAATACATGGTATAATATCTCTGATGAAAAGGAGGTGATATCTATGTATTTAACTTTAAAACAACAAGTAAAACATCTTAGTAAAAAAGAGTTTAGAAATTTAAAATATTTATCTCATATAGCCAAGAACTTAACTAATGAAGCTATATATAATGTTAGACAACACTATTTTCAAAATAAAAAGTATTTAAGTTATAATGAAAACTATAAAATGCTTAAAAACAGTGAGAATTACAAGAAATTAAATTCTAATATGGCTCAACAAATTCTAAAAGAAGTAGACGGAAGTTTTAAATCGTTCTTTGCACTTTTAAAACTTGCTAAGAATGGTCAATATAATTTTAAAGATATAAAATTACCTAAATATCTTGCTAAAGATGGATTTACAACTCTTATTATAGGTTTTGTAAGATTAAAAGATGATATTCTGATAGTTCCTTATTCAAATTCGTTTAAGAAAACTCATCAGGAAGTTAAAATTAAGCTGCCACCAGTATTAAAAGACAAGAAGATAAAAGAGATTAGAATAATACCAAAACAACATTCTAGGTACTTTGAAATTCAATATACTTATGAAGTGGAAGAAGTTCAAAGGGAATTAAATGAAAATAATGCACTAGGAATTGATTTAGGTATAGACAATCTGTGTACTTGTGTAACTAATAATGGAGCATCATTCATAATAGATGGTAGAAAATTAAAATCAATAAATCAATACTATAATAAGACAAATGCAAAATTGCAAAGCATTAAAGATAAGCAAAAGATAGAGCATATAACATTAAGGCAAAAGAGAATAACTAGAAAGAGAAATAATCGTATAAATGATTATCTTTCAAAAGCAGCAAGAATAATTGTAAATTATTGTCTTAATAATGATATAGGAAAACTAGTTCTAGGATATAATGAAGATTTTCAAAGAAAATCAAATATTGGAAGTATAAATAATCAAAACTTTGTAAATATACCATATGGAAAATTAAGAGATAAATTAATATATCTATGTAAACTATATGAAATAGAATTTAAACTGCAAGAAGAGAGTTATACATCAAAAGCAAGTTTCTTTGATGGAGATGAAATTCCAATATACGATAAAGAAAATCAAAAAGAATATATATTCAGTGGAAAAAGGATAAAAAGAGGACTATATCAAACAAGCATAGGTAAACTCATAAATGCAGATTGTAATGGAGCATTAAACATATTAAGGAAAAGTAAAGTTGTGGATTTAAGTATCCTATACAATAGAGGTGAGCTGGACATGCCTAAAAGAATAAGGGTAGTGTAAAGCTATCAAACTTCTTAGAAAATTTTTGAATATTTTTAAAGATTTTAGAACCCTGCGACTTTAGTCGTGGGAGGTTCAGAATAAAGAAGAAAATCAATTTAAAAGGAAATAGGAGAAAACACATTATATGAAAAATATTATTTTAATCGGAATGCCTGCGTGTGGAAAAAGCACGATAGGAAGTTTACTGTCAAATAAAATTGATTTTGAATTTTATGATG
This genomic stretch from Leptotrichia sp. oral taxon 218 harbors:
- a CDS encoding IS607 family transposase — protein: MNKIYKPNEFGKMIGRSVNTLQRWDREGILKARRTPTNRRYYTEEDYYNIMGIQQENAENQVNDVIIYARVSNQNQKDDLKNQVEFLKTYANAKGYIVSNIITDIGSGLNYNRKGFNSILYSEKKQTILISYEDRFVRFGYSWFDNFLKSKGSEIIVVNNQTLSPQQELVEDLISIIHIFSCRIYGLRKYKKKIKNDEEL
- a CDS encoding RNA-guided endonuclease TnpB family protein, coding for MKNYKGIKIEIKPTAEQIEKINRTIGTGRFLYNFYIAYNKEIYEKEKKFVTGFEFSKYINNVFIKENPNKSWIKDVSSKSNKQAIMNSEKAFKRFFNKISNFPKFKKKSHNNQKCYFFKNNKTDFEFYRHKIKIPTLKFVRLKEYGYIPKNASIKSATISKEGDRYFLSLILEMKKEIKNSISKKLETKEGIGIDLGIKDFAICSDGQVFKNINKTFKVRKIEKKLKREQRKKSRKYLSCKKMEKIFMNVKIFKNKN
- a CDS encoding RNA-guided endonuclease TnpB family protein, with the protein product MQKNGKNLYECKNFQKQKLVIAKLFFKLNCIRNDYINKVVNMLTKTKLKCITIEDLKVSNMMKNRHLSKAISQQKFYEFRTKLLNKCKENNIELRIVSTFYPSSKLCSNCGHKKQDLKLKDRIYKCSCCGIEMDRDFNASLNLKNAENYKILA
- a CDS encoding DUF4250 domain-containing protein, with the protein product MINFETKDMNLLYSILNLKLRDEFKDLDDLVNYYGKNKTEILDKMEKAGYFY
- a CDS encoding MarR family transcriptional regulator, with protein sequence MYENFSKHIGKLVCRHGAKPCNKETELLGTLKASITTT
- a CDS encoding RNA-guided endonuclease TnpB family protein, with the translated sequence MYLTLKQQVKHLSKKEFRNLKYLSHIAKNLTNEAIYNVRQHYFQNKKYLSYNENYKMLKNSENYKKLNSNMAQQILKEVDGSFKSFFALLKLAKNGQYNFKDIKLPKYLAKDGFTTLIIGFVRLKDDILIVPYSNSFKKTHQEVKIKLPPVLKDKKIKEIRIIPKQHSRYFEIQYTYEVEEVQRELNENNALGIDLGIDNLCTCVTNNGASFIIDGRKLKSINQYYNKTNAKLQSIKDKQKIEHITLRQKRITRKRNNRINDYLSKAARIIVNYCLNNDIGKLVLGYNEDFQRKSNIGSINNQNFVNIPYGKLRDKLIYLCKLYEIEFKLQEESYTSKASFFDGDEIPIYDKENQKEYIFSGKRIKRGLYQTSIGKLINADCNGALNILRKSKVVDLSILYNRGELDMPKRIRVV